The sequence below is a genomic window from Variovorax sp. PBL-E5.
CGCCATGTTGGACGAAGGGAAGCAGCAGGAGGCGAACATGCAAGCACAACAAGCCAAGCGGGCCGAGGCGGCCTACATCGAGCGCGTACTAGAAGCCGTCACGCGGGTGTCCGACCCGGCCGCCCTGCAGACGAGCGAGAAATTCGAGCTGGCCGAGCGGCGCAACGCCATCATCTTGACGGCCGACGCACGCACCATCAGCCCGGCATCGTTCCAGCAGAGCGCGAAGGAAGGCTTCGGCGTGGACATGCCGGCCGATTGGAACGGTCGAATCCATGTGCAGGGCAACGTGACGCAACAGATCGACGGCAAGCCTCACGTCGCCGCAGCACATTCCCTTGGCGTTGAACCGGAGTTCTTCGGGGTCTACGCGCAGCACGAGGACGGCACGCATCAGTGGCTGGCCGACTTCCCATCCGTCACCGAGGCCGACGAGCTGGCCGACCAGCTGCGCATGGTCGATGCCATTACCGAGCAGAACCCGCACGAGCAGGCGGCCAAGCTGGCCCGCGTGCTCGAAAACGCGGTGCGCCGCGACCCGAACAGCACGGACGAGCAAATTTCAGCCGCTAAAGAGGCCCGCAAGGATGCCGAGGGCGCGGCCATGCTCAACGATGCCGACATGCAGCGCCGAATCGCCGAGTTCGAGCGGGAACGGGGCCAGCAGCAGGCCGCAGCGCCGGCAGCGCAGTCCCCGAGCCAGATCAAGGCCGAGGCCCAGGCGCAAAAGACCTTCATCCAAGTGCCCTACCGCGAGAAAGACGAGGCGAAGGCGCTGGGTGCGAAGTGGGACCGGCAGGAACAGTCCTGGTACGTTCCGGCCGGTGTCGCTGCAGGCCCCTTCGCAAAATGGGCGCAGGGGGCCGCTACGGCCGCCGTAGACGCGCCGCAGGCCGTGCAGACGACCGAAGGCCCCACCGTGGGCCGCAAAGCGGCCCAGGAGCGGGAATACCTGGCTGTTCCCTACGGCGAGCGCATCGCGGCCAAGGCGGCCGGCGCCGAGTGGGACAAGGTAGCGAAGTCCTGGTATGCCGGCCCGAAGGCCGACATGGAGAAGCTGGCCCGCTGGAAGCCCGAGAACGTGCCCGACCAGCAGGGGCCGGCCATGACGCCGCAGGAAGAGTTTGCCGATGCGCTGCGCTCCATCGGCTGCGTGGTCAGCGGCGAGCATCCCATCATGGACGGCAAGAAACACCGCATCAGCGTGGAAGGCGAGAAGCCCAGCGAGAAAGCCGGCTCGGGTTTCTATGTCGGCCATCTTGACGGACACCCTGCCGGCTACATGAAGAACAACAAGACCGGCATCGACATGAAATGGAAGTCCAAGGGCTACACCCTCGATCCCGAAGAGAAGGCACGCATGGCGGCCGAGGCCGCCACCAAGCTGCAGGCCCGCGAAGCCGAGCAGGCTCAGGCCCACGAAGCGACCGCGCAACGTGTCGGCCGCCAGATGGCCGACCTGGTGCCGGTCGAGCAGCCGACGCCCTACATGCAGGCCAAGGGCATCGAGCCGCAGGCCGGCGTCTTCACCGACCGCGCAGGCCAGAAGACCTACATCCCCGCAACGGACGTGGACGGCAAGCAGTGGACGATGCAATACATCCAGGAGGACGGCACAAAGCGGTTTGCGAAGGACAGCCGCAAGGAAGGTTGCTTCCATGTCGTCGGCGGCATGGATGCGCTGGCCCAGGCCCCCGCCCTTGTGATCGGTGAAGGCTATGCGACTGCCGGCAGCTTGTCGCAATCGCTGGGCTTCGCCACCGTGGCCGCGTTCGACTCGGGGAACCTGCCGGCCGTTGCGAAGGCGCTGCACGAGAAATTCCCGGACAAGCCCGTCATCATCGCCGGCGACGATGACCGCCACCTGGAGCTGACGCAGGGCGTCAACCCAGGCAAGGCGAAGGCCCAGGAGGCCGCGAAGATCACCGGAGGCAAGGCAATGCTGCCGATCTTTGCGCCGGGCGAGAACAGCTATCCCGCTGGCCTTCCACCCGTCACCCCGGACAAGTTCAGGGAGCATCAGCGCACCGGGACGACACTCAGCGACCAGCAGCTTGCCGCGCTCGATCACATGAAGGGCAAGACCGACTTCAACGACCTGGCGAACAAGAGCGTGCTGGGCAAGGAAGGGATCGACCGCCAGGTGCGGGCCGCCGTCCATGACGTGATCGAGAAGCACCAGGCGCGTATCGAGCAGCAGCAACAGCGCGTGCAACGACAGGACCAACCGTTGCAGCCGCGCCGCGCTGCGAAAATCTGACAACGGATTTAACGAACCGCCCGCATAATGGCTGCACTGTGTGAGCGGGTTCCTCCCTCCCTCCCTACCGCTCCGCAGCCTCCCTTGCCGCCTCGCACCCCGAGGCGGCTTTTTTTTGCCCCTGCCGCGCATCGAGCATGCACGCGGCGGCCGTGGCCAACCTGGTCGAGATCTACTGCAGCAGATCCCGAACGAGATCCACGCCGGCCAATTTGGGTAGCCAAAATCGACCCGGCCAATTTGACCCGTGGCGCGAGTTCTTGGCCCCCTGTAGCATGACCAGCTCATTTGCGTATACCCTAAAAGGCCATGCCATGACGACAAAGAGGAAGACGACCAGCTCGGCCGCGCCGGTCAAGGTTGCCCGCATCTACATGCGAGTAAGCACCGAAGCGCAGGATTTGGAGCGACAGGAAGGTATCGCGCAGGCCGCAAGGGCGGCCGGGTACTACGTCGCCGGCATTTATCGGGAAAAGGCATCAGGGGCACGCGCTGACCGTCCCGAGCTGCTGCGCATGATTGACGATCTGCAACCCGGTGAAATCGTGGTGGCTGAGAAGATCGACCGCATCAGCCGCCTACCCTTGGCCGAAGCCGAAAGGCTTGTGGCCTCGATACGCGCCAAGGGTGCCCGGCTATCGGTGCCCGGCATCATCGACTTGGACGAACTGGCGGCCGAAGCACAGGGCGTGCCCCGCATCGTCTTGGAGTCCGTGCAGGACATGCTTTTGAAACTGGCCCTGCAAATGGCCCACGAGGACTACGAGGACAGGCGCGAACGCCAGCGCCAAGGCATTGAGCTGGCGAAGGCTGCGGGCCGCTATGCTGGCCGCACGCCCGATACCGCCACACATGCCCGCATCGTGGCCCTGCGCGAAGGCGGTAAGAGCATCGCGGAAACGGCAAGGCTGGCCGGATGCAGTCAAAGCCAAGTGAAGCGCATATGCGCGATGGCGTTACCAGCGGTTGGCGACATGAAGGAGCCCTAGGTCATAAACCTGTCACTATATAGGAAGGCTAAGCCCAACCGGACTGCGAAGCGGTACTAAACTCATTCTCGCATTTAAAGCATCAATTACTCTACTCGGCAGTGTTATTAATTCGGTGCACGGTTCACGCCCTCCTATAGGAGGGTATGAACAATATCAATATTTTGGCAAGTAACTTTCTGGGGTTGCAAGTGAATCAATTTAATATTTCTATTAGCAACTGCAACAGCGTTGACCGGGCCGATGTTGTTCTCACGAAAGGCACGCTAAATATAAAGTATGGCCCAAATGGTTTGGGTAAAAGTACCCTAGCAAAGGCAATCGTTAGCCAAATCCGCGGGGATGGCAGTCTCCAAGATCTCGTTCCATTTAAGAACCGTGGCAAAGCGGAAGCCATGCCTCCCCAAGTGGATGGCGTCGATGACTTGAAGTCTACTCTGGTATTTGATGAGGGCTACGTCCAGCAGTTCGTATTCCAAAAAGACGAAGTGCTCAAAAACAGTTTCGACATCTTTATAAAAACCCCGGAATATGTTGCAGCGATGGACGCGATCGATGCCCTGCTGTCGGGTGTAAAGAAGGCGCTCACTAACAACGCCGAAATAGAGAAAACCATTTCCGATTTGAAGGAATTACGTGATGCGTTCGGCAATTCCAAACCCGGCAATATCCCGAAGAATAGCAAAATTCATAAGGCGTTTGGCACTGGCAATAAAATTGAAAACATCCCAGCGGCTCTGAAACCTTTTGAGACGTTCATCAAGGGCCAAGAGCCATCTAAGTGGATCGCTTGGCAAATTAAGGGCAACGATTTTTTGAAGCTTGGCGATACCTGCCCATATTGCTCAACCGCATTGGCAGGCGAGGGCCAGAAAGACACTGCACTTGCTGTTGAGAAAGAGTATGACGCGACTGCGGTGGGTCATCTAAACACGCTTAAGGCCGTTATCGAACGACTCGGCAAGTACTTCAGCGTGAGGTGCCGCGAAAACCTTGAGAAGGTGACGAAAACCAAGGTTGAGCTGACCGCGCAGGAACTGAGCTTCCTGACTGGACTTAAGGCTGAAATAGATGGTTTGATCACGCAACTTGAAGGCCTGCGAGCTATTTCTTTCTTCTCATTGAGGGACGTAGAGCAAATCAACGCGCGGATCACCCCGCTGAAGATCGACCTTGCACTTATGGACAAGCTGGACTCCGGGGAAACCAGGAGCATCACTGATCCGGTCAATGCGCAACTGGAAGAGCTATTGTTGAAGATCGGTGAGCTAACCGGACAGGTCAATAAGCACAAAACAAAAATCAAGAAGGCCATTGAGGCCAATCAGACCAGCATCAATGCATTTCTGAAGTCAGCAGGTTACAAATACACTGTAGAGATCGTACCGGAGATCGAATCCTACAAAATGAAGCTGGTGCACCGCGACCTAATTGGGCACCTGGAAACTGCCTCAAAACACTTAAGCTACGGCGAGAAGAACGCCTTCGCCCTGGTTCTTTTCATGTATCAGGTGTTCAGTGAGAATCCTGACCTTGTGGTGTTGGATGACCCAATATCCTCGTTCGACAAGAATAAAAAATTCGCCATCCTCCACGAGTTGTTCCAAGGTAAAGCCAGTCTCAAGGGGCGAACCACCCTGATGCTCACTCACGACATTGAGCCTGCCATCGATATCATAAAGACAACCAAAGACGTTTTCCAGGCATCTAAGCCTTCAGCATCGTTCCTATCATCGCGTAATGGTGTGGTGAGGGAAGTGCCCATCGCAAAAGAAGACATCCAAACTTTTGCAATGATCTGTCGAGCAAACATTACCACCCTTCACGATCCAATTCTTAAAGCGGTTTATTTACGGCGCGACTATGAGCTGCGAGATGAAGTCGGTCTGGAATACAACCTATTGGCTAGCCTGTTCAAGGGTCGAGTCGTGCCGACGCTGCAATCAGCGACTGAGAATCGGGACATGACATCCGAGGAAAAGCAATCGGCTGAGGCCAATATTCAAACCGAACACTTTCCCGGTTTCAACTACGACTCCCTTGTCGCAGAAGTGAACAATGTGAACTGCATCCGAGTCAAATTTCTAGCGACCGATGTCGGTTACGAGAAAATCCAACTATTCCGAATTTTCAACATTGCGCACGATGACGATGTAATCCGGAAATTTATCAACGAGTCGTACCACATCGAAAACGAGTATGTTATGCAGCTCAACCCCCACAAATTTGAGAGTATCCCCGAGTATGTCATCGAAGAATGCGTGCGAATGTTACCTCTGGCTTAGGTGGCGGGCGAATTAGAAGACAGCTATTTGGCATTCAACCTGCGCTGTCCCTGGCTTTACGCTATTCCCGAAAATATGCGATTCCGGCGTAACCGCCCACGCAAGACAAATTCAGCGTACCGGCTTCACGAACTCGGCAAGGTCGATTTCACCGGCAACAAACCTGGCGGCCCGCTGTTCTTCGGCCTCGGATAGCTTGAACCCTTCAAGGCCCACGGATGCGCGGGCTTAGTTCACTGAAGATCGTGCTGGAGTCGCTGCAGGAGCTGCTATTGCGCCTTGCCCTGCAGATGGCCCGCGACGACTACGAAGACCGGCGCGAGCGGCAGCGCCAGGGCGTGGCGCTTGCAAAGGAAGCGGGACGGTACACCGGCCGCCAGGCCGACACAGCAACTCACGAGAGGATCATTGCGCTGCGCACTGCGGGGCACAGCATCCCCGATACGGCCAGGCTGGCCGGCTGCAGCGAAAGCCAGGTCAAGCGCGTTTGGTCAATGCGGGCGACGGCCTCACCAGCTTGACCGTGACGCCGGCAGGCCGCATGAGAGCCTTAACCACGGCGGCCGACACCTCATTGCGGGACTGCGCTTTCTCTTCGACGCTTTTGCGTGGGAGGTCATCCGTTGAATCTGGAACGCTCACGGTGAGCTGATCCCCGATCAATGAGGCTTCAAACATGCGCTTGCCGGCCGGCGTGATCCACATGCCTATCAGCTCGCGCTTGGAGTCGGCGACCAGGCGCTGCGCCGGCTTGTCCATGTGGGCCTTGATCTTCTCGCACATGGCCGTGGTGGCCGGCACCGAGGGAAGACGCTGCAGGTAGTCGAGAACGTTCTCGAGCACGGCCAGCGTTTCCTTGTGCTTCTGTTCGTCGGTGAATTTCACTTGGCGTCCCATCCCTTTCTTTTTTCTGCGCGCCACTCCCAGGGCGCGACCGCGTGCGGATCGGCCCACAGGCCGACCCGCCCAGCGCGTGCCGCTGCTTCGACGTCGAGCAGCGACCGATCCACCAGGTAGGCCCGATACACCCAGGCCATGCCCTGTTCCACCATCATGCGGTTGACACTGCGGCCGTCCACCAACAGCGTGCCGATCGCGCGGCCGTAGCGATCGACGGACGCCGATCGCACGTAGACCGACTTCTGGAACACCGCCGCAGCAAGCGCCTGCCTTGACCTGGTGCCGAAGGCTTGCGCCTTCTCGGGGGCGTCAATCTCAGCCAGGCGCGTGCGGATCGGCGTGCGATCCACCAACACATCCACCGTATCACCATCGAGAACGCCGACGACGCGGCCCGCGAAATCGGCGTGTGCCTGTCCTGCAGCGATGCACAGGACCAGCGCGACCAGGCGAGCCAAGCGCGCCATGTCAGTTGCCCACGAAGACAAGTTCGACTTCCACGCGCTGGTTCTCAAGCCGGCCTTCTGGCGTCGAGTTGTCCGCGATGAAGTCTGCAGCAGATGCGAAGTTGACGACGATCTTCAACGGCGAAACGCCGCGTGCGATGAGATAGGAGCGCGCCGACAGTGCCCGAGCAAGGGCCAGCGATTCATCCTGCGCGCTCGGCTTGAGTGTGCTGGTCCGTCCCTTGATCGTCACCAGGTCGGCATCCTTCGCGTTGAGCAATTCCGCTTCCTGCCGTGCCGTGGGCCGGAAGGCCGTGCCGCCATGGGGGAACGACACGAAGACACCCGACAGGACCGGCCTGCCGTATTCGGTCATCGGCTGGGCCGATGCGCTTTGCGCGGCCACCAGGAAGGCAGCAGAGAGGGCCAGCAGGCACGGTTTGAACATGAACACGCTCCAATCAGAAAAAGAGGTAGCCGGCCTTGCTCATCGGGATTCGGATGAGCCAAAGCGCGATCAGGTGCAGGGGGTAGTAGGCGTAAAACGCCCACCGCAGCCGGGGCAGGCGCACATCGACGTGCGCAGCCGCGGCGACCACGGGGAGCGCCGCCAACGCCCAAAAATTGCCGTTGATGAACCACAGCGCGGCGCAGGACGCCAGCAGCAGCGCGAGCGCCGGCACCGATGGCTTCCTGCAGTACCACCAGACAGCCAGGCAGATCGAGAGCGCCGGCCACCAGTATTCGACCGAGCTGCCGGCGACGAGGAACACGGCGGCAGCGGCAACCAGGCGCGGACGGCCTCCCTGGTCGATGAGGAAGAGCACGGCCGTTGCGGCCAGCAGCGTGAACATCACGTTCAGCGGCCACCAGCCGGCCCACAGGCCGCCCAAGGCGAGGAATGCAGGGGTGGCGGCAAGGCCGAAGAGGGCCAGGCGCTTCAAGGTGCGGCGATAGACGCCGCGCTGCAGCGTATCCGGCCGAGCCAGGTTGTACGCCAGGACAAAGCAGAAGATCGGCAGCGCCAGGCGACCCGCGTTGAACAGCAGCGGCACCGTGCCATTGAACAGGTACTTGTTGACGTGATCGCCGGTCATGAGCAGCAGCGCGAGCCACTTCAACGCTTCGACCGATCCATCAGCGACGACCAGGCGCGGCAACCTCACTTGCGGCCACCTCGCCGGCTGTAGTGCTGGAGGGCGACGAAGGCGAGATACAGCACAGGCGCGAGCAGGATCAGCGCAATGGTCTTGCCGATCCATGCCGGCAGCGACCAGAGCACCAGGCCGAGCAGGAGCAGCGGTCCGAAGGCAAGCAGCAGTAAATCGCCCTGGCTCTTGGCCTGCGACTCGGCCCAATCGCAATAGCTCTTGATGACACCGAAAAGGCCGAGGGTGTACCGCTTCATGAAGGCGTGAAAGTCCATGTTTTTATCCGCTAAAAAAACGGCCTCACTGGCCGTTGATGATGAGCTTTCGAGGCACGTAGCTGGCAGTGCTCCAAGGCCCTGCAGGCGCTGCCTGCGGGACCGCTGCAGGGGCCGGCTTCGATACCACTGGCGCGGTCTGAGCGACCGCTTGAACGGCTACCGGAGTCGAAGGGATTGCGCCGGGCTTTGTCACGTCGCGGGTGACGAACCGCGCATCGAGCCAGTCGGCCCACTTGACAGCCCTGCGCATCAAGTCGGCGCGATAGACCACGTTGAATTGGGGGGTGCGCGAGTGGTAGTTAGCCGCCCGCGTCCACAAGTCGCCCTTGTCCATGCGGATGTGTTGCCGCAGCCGCCAGGCCGCCAGGTCAAACGAGTAGCAGCCAGCCGCTGCCACGTCGTTTGCCGTAATGCCGTACTTCGCCAGGTCGCCCAGGTACAGGGTGTTGAACTGCATCGGGCCCACGTCATGCGTGCCGTTCGTGTTCTTCACCCACTGGCCCGGCTTGCCGCCTTCTTTCTCCGCGACCGCAAGAACGATGTTCGCCGGCACTTCGTATTTGACGGCGGCCGAAATCGAGCAGATGACGCGCTCTTGAAGCTGGGGCGGGAGATCGATGAAAGGCATGGTTCAGGCTCCCTTAGTTGCCACCGCCGCCCCAACTGGCGCGGCGGCGCTCTTCGTCTTCGGCCTTGATGCGGGCGTTGTATTCGGCCAGGGCGCGGTCATAGTCCCGCGCCTCGACCCAATACCCTCCCCGCTCAGGAATCCCCACATAGCGCGGCACCGTGCCCGAGAAGTCCGTGTAGGCGTGCGTCGTGTAGGCGGTGCAGTAGCTGGGCATCTGGTTGCTGACGTACACCATGCCATCGTCGGAACCCGTCCACGAACGCAGCACGGCATTCAGCGAAGCGGCATCACACCGGCCGGCACCATTGGCCTGCGCATTGACCAGGGCCGACATTTGCGGCGTCTGATTGGCGACGGGGCAGAGGTTCAGGAAGTTGACGCGGCCCCGGATCGTGTCCGACAGCTTGCGGTACGAAATGCTGAAATAGCGGCGCAGCGAAGGCGTGCATTCGCTGGGCTGGGTGCCAGTGGCAAGGCACAAGATCGCTTCGCAGGCCAGGCGGGTATCGCCCGTGAGGATTTCCTGCGCGCTGGCAGTGGCTGGAATCGCACCGAAGGCGGCCACCGCAAGAGCGGCCGAGGCGATGAGGTTTTTGCGTTGCATGGTTGATGCTCCTTTGCAGTTACGAGGTTTTGGAATTGCGATTCATGAAGTCGGCCACTTCGGGCGCGACGGGGGTTTCTGCCTGGCCCTTGCCTGCAGACAGTTCGTTGTCGTTGAAGGCCGTGGCGGCCGTCGAGGCCTGCGCGGCGCTGCTGGGTGCCGGTGCGGGAGTGGACAGGTCTGCCGGCGCTGCCGCGTCCTGCGCCCTGATCGCGGCTGCGATCTTTCCGCCCGTGGTTTCGCTGATGCGATCAAGAGCCGACTCGCGCATGCTCGCGGCCTTGGCTTTCGCCACGTCCCAGGAGCCTTGCGCCAGGTTGCCCGCAGTGCCCGCAGCAATGGCCGCCGCACGGCCCAACATGCTGCCGGTGGAGCGTTGTTCGCCAGGTGCCAGGCCAGTGTCCTGCCCCCCTCCCTTGGCGTCAGAACCTGCGGCCTTGCCGCCTGCGTCGGCCTTCCCTTCGGCACCAGGTGCCGCGCCACCGCCCGAGTCCTTGCCCTCGCCTGCCGGCGCGCTGCTCTTGCCGCCCGAGCTGCCGCCTTCGGAGGCACCACCACCGAAGCCACCGCCCGAGCCACTGGAGCCACTTGAGCCGCCGCCCGAGCTGCTGCCGGTGTCCATGCCCGCGAAGACGCTGCCACC
It includes:
- a CDS encoding AAA family ATPase, with protein sequence MNNINILASNFLGLQVNQFNISISNCNSVDRADVVLTKGTLNIKYGPNGLGKSTLAKAIVSQIRGDGSLQDLVPFKNRGKAEAMPPQVDGVDDLKSTLVFDEGYVQQFVFQKDEVLKNSFDIFIKTPEYVAAMDAIDALLSGVKKALTNNAEIEKTISDLKELRDAFGNSKPGNIPKNSKIHKAFGTGNKIENIPAALKPFETFIKGQEPSKWIAWQIKGNDFLKLGDTCPYCSTALAGEGQKDTALAVEKEYDATAVGHLNTLKAVIERLGKYFSVRCRENLEKVTKTKVELTAQELSFLTGLKAEIDGLITQLEGLRAISFFSLRDVEQINARITPLKIDLALMDKLDSGETRSITDPVNAQLEELLLKIGELTGQVNKHKTKIKKAIEANQTSINAFLKSAGYKYTVEIVPEIESYKMKLVHRDLIGHLETASKHLSYGEKNAFALVLFMYQVFSENPDLVVLDDPISSFDKNKKFAILHELFQGKASLKGRTTLMLTHDIEPAIDIIKTTKDVFQASKPSASFLSSRNGVVREVPIAKEDIQTFAMICRANITTLHDPILKAVYLRRDYELRDEVGLEYNLLASLFKGRVVPTLQSATENRDMTSEEKQSAEANIQTEHFPGFNYDSLVAEVNNVNCIRVKFLATDVGYEKIQLFRIFNIAHDDDVIRKFINESYHIENEYVMQLNPHKFESIPEYVIEECVRMLPLA
- a CDS encoding antitoxin VbhA family protein, with the protein product MGLEGFKLSEAEEQRAARFVAGEIDLAEFVKPVR
- a CDS encoding OmpA family protein; the encoded protein is MFKPCLLALSAAFLVAAQSASAQPMTEYGRPVLSGVFVSFPHGGTAFRPTARQEAELLNAKDADLVTIKGRTSTLKPSAQDESLALARALSARSYLIARGVSPLKIVVNFASAADFIADNSTPEGRLENQRVEVELVFVGN
- a CDS encoding thermonuclease family protein, whose translation is MARLARLVALVLCIAAGQAHADFAGRVVGVLDGDTVDVLVDRTPIRTRLAEIDAPEKAQAFGTRSRQALAAAVFQKSVYVRSASVDRYGRAIGTLLVDGRSVNRMMVEQGMAWVYRAYLVDRSLLDVEAAARAGRVGLWADPHAVAPWEWRAEKRKGWDAK
- a CDS encoding TrbM/KikA/MpfK family conjugal transfer protein; its protein translation is MQRKNLIASAALAVAAFGAIPATASAQEILTGDTRLACEAILCLATGTQPSECTPSLRRYFSISYRKLSDTIRGRVNFLNLCPVANQTPQMSALVNAQANGAGRCDAASLNAVLRSWTGSDDGMVYVSNQMPSYCTAYTTHAYTDFSGTVPRYVGIPERGGYWVEARDYDRALAEYNARIKAEDEERRRASWGGGGN
- a CDS encoding conjugal transfer protein TrbO — protein: MDFHAFMKRYTLGLFGVIKSYCDWAESQAKSQGDLLLLAFGPLLLLGLVLWSLPAWIGKTIALILLAPVLYLAFVALQHYSRRGGRK
- a CDS encoding zincin-like metallopeptidase domain-containing protein; amino-acid sequence: MPITKAEAQEVTRAFVRDYPGALELAYKFREDAAELYGPRAAEVPQDMKGGYVPKETQHAGRAYRGRVDVPLANVEDAGDLLLTLRHEVLGHYGANTFAPAEKRALLDGLVAAREEPSLKPLWDDIDRRYAGYPVDVRAEEVFALYCEGIEPSHHQGADLFAQGTDQVRQKGQQSFAETCIARVRPMQADDLHNIVCVVAQGLHDRSRTQQTFPQINELFRRDDKMEPKKPFHETVAEKLIEQLKEGTAPWQKPWEPGQPGAFIPTNPTTGKRYRGINAIQLMSQGHSDQRWMTYKQAAAVGAQVRKGEKGTPIQYWKFSDEQIKTDADGKPVLDAQGEPVKQSVKLERPRVFFATVFNAEQIDGLPPLQPRKQQDWTAVERAEHILQASGAVIRHGEQNRAFYRPATDSIHMPDKGQFPTADNYYATALHELGHWTGHESRLDRDLSNPFGSEGYAKEELRAEIASMILGDELGIGHDPGQHVAYVGSWIKALQDDPLEIFRAAADAEKIQDYVLGLEQQQVQEQDQQQQRQALPETQAESVVAALESAGWVRSDGAAIASKSFDTVNGKNDAHAFITAGDGINRTLQFQYLSEGRNVVAADGALIPVGATAEQAARIATAAAARADKSIQDSYGVRVAAMLDEGKQQEANMQAQQAKRAEAAYIERVLEAVTRVSDPAALQTSEKFELAERRNAIILTADARTISPASFQQSAKEGFGVDMPADWNGRIHVQGNVTQQIDGKPHVAAAHSLGVEPEFFGVYAQHEDGTHQWLADFPSVTEADELADQLRMVDAITEQNPHEQAAKLARVLENAVRRDPNSTDEQISAAKEARKDAEGAAMLNDADMQRRIAEFERERGQQQAAAPAAQSPSQIKAEAQAQKTFIQVPYREKDEAKALGAKWDRQEQSWYVPAGVAAGPFAKWAQGAATAAVDAPQAVQTTEGPTVGRKAAQEREYLAVPYGERIAAKAAGAEWDKVAKSWYAGPKADMEKLARWKPENVPDQQGPAMTPQEEFADALRSIGCVVSGEHPIMDGKKHRISVEGEKPSEKAGSGFYVGHLDGHPAGYMKNNKTGIDMKWKSKGYTLDPEEKARMAAEAATKLQAREAEQAQAHEATAQRVGRQMADLVPVEQPTPYMQAKGIEPQAGVFTDRAGQKTYIPATDVDGKQWTMQYIQEDGTKRFAKDSRKEGCFHVVGGMDALAQAPALVIGEGYATAGSLSQSLGFATVAAFDSGNLPAVAKALHEKFPDKPVIIAGDDDRHLELTQGVNPGKAKAQEAAKITGGKAMLPIFAPGENSYPAGLPPVTPDKFREHQRTGTTLSDQQLAALDHMKGKTDFNDLANKSVLGKEGIDRQVRAAVHDVIEKHQARIEQQQQRVQRQDQPLQPRRAAKI
- a CDS encoding TraX family protein, translated to MPRLVVADGSVEALKWLALLLMTGDHVNKYLFNGTVPLLFNAGRLALPIFCFVLAYNLARPDTLQRGVYRRTLKRLALFGLAATPAFLALGGLWAGWWPLNVMFTLLAATAVLFLIDQGGRPRLVAAAAVFLVAGSSVEYWWPALSICLAVWWYCRKPSVPALALLLASCAALWFINGNFWALAALPVVAAAAHVDVRLPRLRWAFYAYYPLHLIALWLIRIPMSKAGYLFF
- a CDS encoding recombinase family protein, with product MTTKRKTTSSAAPVKVARIYMRVSTEAQDLERQEGIAQAARAAGYYVAGIYREKASGARADRPELLRMIDDLQPGEIVVAEKIDRISRLPLAEAERLVASIRAKGARLSVPGIIDLDELAAEAQGVPRIVLESVQDMLLKLALQMAHEDYEDRRERQRQGIELAKAAGRYAGRTPDTATHARIVALREGGKSIAETARLAGCSQSQVKRICAMALPAVGDMKEP
- a CDS encoding transglycosylase SLT domain-containing protein, giving the protein MPFIDLPPQLQERVICSISAAVKYEVPANIVLAVAEKEGGKPGQWVKNTNGTHDVGPMQFNTLYLGDLAKYGITANDVAAAGCYSFDLAAWRLRQHIRMDKGDLWTRAANYHSRTPQFNVVYRADLMRRAVKWADWLDARFVTRDVTKPGAIPSTPVAVQAVAQTAPVVSKPAPAAVPQAAPAGPWSTASYVPRKLIINGQ